The genomic DNA ACTCACTTTACAGATAACAGCAGAGATCAGATTTTACCAACTCCAACTCCAACTCCAAATCCATCGGCACTCTCACATCTTACAAACAActactactatatatatatagtcgCGCACTCACTAGATTGCAACCCAGAACAAACAACACCCAAACCCTAGCATGCAAAATGCTTACTTATATCAATACATTATTAGCACGTGGAAACCCTAATTAAACAGTTTCTTTGTCCTTTCGGCCATGCATGGCTGATCCGTCCACAGAAAACACGTTCATTTCATCTCATGGAAGATTTCGATTGGACAAGAACGCAGCTTTCATATGTCACACGTCGTAAGGAGAACGGGCGCTCCTTCCTCCAACGACCTGGCTCGCCTTCTCGTATGCATCCGACCCTGACTTCCTTCGAAACCGCCCGAATGGCTCCCTGCCACCTAAAACCACCGTCAACACAACACTATCAACATTTGCTTACGGACACTGCTCGACTCCTTACAATGCATTTATAAATCACTAACAATCAGACACAAATCACTATAATCTAACACGTACGCAAAAAAATATACTCATAACAAAGAATAGCTCTATATGCACATTGTTCATATTCGTTATTGTTactaaatgacaaaaaaaaatctggtTTAAGAATGTAAGATTTGATGATATTTCAACAAGGGCAAAAACGTCAATTAACAAAGACATCCATACCAAATTCTAGAACATAGATATTGAGTTAAATTACTACTACACCCTTGTCTCCCAAACACATCAGTGATGAGTGGAGGCTCCACCATTTGTGGAAACCTGGTCCCACATGCAATGAGGCAGAGGCATATCTGACATTTCAAATGCTTACCAGAAAACGGGGACACCGGCGGCGTAGACCCAGCTGGCGAAATTGGAGAAGTAACCCCAGCTGGCGAAACCGGAGCTGATCCGCCGTTACCGCTCCCATAACCTGGGGGCTTCACTATCATAATACTCCGCGTAACTTTAGCCTCTTCCGGCGAATTCCCATCGAACGATCTTACGTTTCCGCCATCTGACGATCCTAAttcaaccaaaacaaacaattaaACTTCCAACAAGATTTCCACCCCTAATTAATATCAGCCGCATGatctcaacattttcatgtttTAGTTTCATTTTCAACCGTTTGATCTACTTGCAAATGATCAGAGATTTTCGATTAAAAACTTTTATTCCTGGAGAATTTAATGTAAAATTGGTAAAGGCTTAGCAGTTAGTTGCGTTCATCACGTGTGCTAACACGCGCCGCCAGAAAAATACTAAAACGACGACGCACCAGTGGCTGAGCTGGACCGGAAACTGAAGGTTTTGTGCTTGCGAAGTTTCCCAAGACCGCTGTCGGGCTGAGGCCCGGCGAGGGTGTCGTCCCAAAGCTGATCAAGTAGGCCCATGTTTCTGAATGAACGGCGTAAGTTAGCAGATCAGGCGTACTTTAACGACTTTGTTAGTGCGATTGGACTGGAGACCAGAGAGGGAGTGAAATAAGGAGACCGGGTAGTTATTTATCGGCGGCGTGGGCGTTAAAGGTCGAACAAGTATTCAGATCGAGAGAGATCTGGAACGTTCGTCGGATCCAGAGGGAATGCTCATGTGGCGTGTAGATTGAGAAGCGTGTAGTTGGGGATAAGACCGATGTGACATACGCGGACCCCGGGCTAATGGGAGATTTTAAGGGCGGCTATCTCGCATGAGTAAGTGAGAGTGAAGATACTAGATTGCCCTCAACTTTATCcagatttatttttaaaaagttttaacgaaatacttctgatattgttcacttttaatgaaaaatgacatttttacctttcatggtactatttacttgcatctttatttatcattttttattaaaactaaagtttttgagAACTTTTCGttcgtttttctttttatatattaatGAGAAATATTAAGGATAGTCTCTCAAAACTTGACTCAGTATGAACTTAGTTAGTATCATCTCACAGTTTAATGTCAACTCTCGTAACTATTTTATCGGAGTATGTTTTGTGTGCATGGTTCATCAAAATAAGTTTGACTTCATTTGTGTTCTCCATTAGAGATGATCTAACAAGAGCATTCACCTTAACATTTGAAGTCTTGCTCATGTTTCGTTAGAGTACATCCAACTTGGACGGTAAGATGATGATATCAGATAAACCAATCACGAGATGTCACGTAAGTAAGTTAAAACATATGCTAACTTGTGATAAGTTTGAAATATTGCTACCGAGCCAGTTTGCGCACTCCATCCAAGTGGACTTGGTTTGTTTGCTGAGTGCGCTCACTAGCTTCTAGGCCTACCACTTGGATTTGGATCTGGTTTCGCAACATGGCCCGGGCATATGCGCACTCCATCAAATTCAATCCGTTCAATCTCTTCATCCATGTTAGTTTTCTTCAATCAGAATTCAGAACCATAAAACATCCTATAAGTTACACTTTTGCTCATAAACGCTTTATCTTCTATTAGTGCTTCTCCATTACATAAGCACTTTTAGTTATTTATGTCACACACCAGAATCGCTTTCTGCTTCTCGAAAACTCTTTCAACCCCGAATACGCCCTAAACCAAGCCGATGATATAATGACTCTCGTGATCACAATTTATAAGGTGTATTCGGATGAATAATGTTATCGAAATCAAAATCAACATCCAACGGGAACATTACATCGAGAATCAAAAGTTCCACTAGTGTTCATCATCACAATAGCATAGCAATCAAAAGACTGATCCTACTACACAATCCTCCAGTTTATATTCCCTCGCAATCCATccaggattaagacatgatactGACTACCGTAATGTAAGCAAACTCGAATGATTCATCAGAGTAGTTTGACACCTGCTTCGACCACACTGTCGATGACAGCTTTAACCTTACCATGATATTTCTGTTCTTTCTTCAAGTGGACAGATACAGCGGGAATGTTTTTGAGCAGCAAGCGCTCCCCCAATATCTTTCCTATCTTTGCAGCAGCAGCAACGTCCCGCTGTATCTCCATGCTTTCTCTCAAGGCCTTTTCCTGGGAGCTTGCAGAAGAGGCTACAGTGGCAGTAGGTGTGTGGATCACCTGGGCACTTACGTATTTGTTTGTAAAGTGCATTTTCAGAAGATACGGCTTCAGATACTTTGCGATACTTGGTGGCCTGACCGGAGGAATACCCATCTCTGTTTGCAAATAAGTCAGAACTTCAATCAAAAATGTTAAACTGGAAATTTTGACTATCTATGGACCACGATTAGGCACTCGAAAAATGAAACACGAAGAAAAACACCAGATTTATTTAGAACTAGACTAGTACTAGAAGTAGAAGAATGAAGAAACAGTGCAGTATTACCATCATACATAACTCCTATAATGCAGCAAAACAtcaaaaaacaaaccaaagctACTAATTTAGGTAGCGATTGAAGGGAATTCCTCGATTTCCACGGGTTCTACAATTCGgtaaatcaaaccaaaattcccaaaAGATCTTCGGTTCAAACTTTCCAACCTGAATATACTCTCTATCCCTATGCCTCTATGGTACCTACACCTACACAAAGTATGTGAACCCCTATGATTGTATAGGATTCAAACCACATCGTGGCATGTATCAGATCAAAGGAAGAGACATAAAAGCTCGAAGGGAGCGATTGAAATTGATTGCTCAATGTTTGGTTCTTTGGGTTTTTCATTCGCAACTTCTATCAAACAATTGGTGTGCAACTTCTTAACGTCCAAACTTAGAACAAATGCGCTTAAAGTAATCGATTTCACGACATGGGTTCTTCCTAATGCAATACCTAGTAAACGAAAAACGAAACTTTACATTATATTAATCTCTGTTTAATAACCaggaatttaaaataaaatgcaaaatgaaatggGTATTGAAATTTAACCAAGAAAAAACCAATTTCTCCGATCACAATTGGCACAAAATGAGAGTTGGGTTGAATAGACTGAAGGTAAGAAATATATAGATTTCGATTTTCAATATTTCCTGGATTTTCTGGGGAACCAAACAGAACCTTGACTGCCCGTTTGAGAGATTTAAGTTCCGAAAATAAGATCAAGAGAGAAGTAAGTCTAAGAATGGCTTACCAAATCGGATGTCTCGCAAAGGAAGCTTGAAGCGATAGATTCAGAACCCACTGAAGTGCTCAAAGTTCAGCACTTTCGAAAACGGTTTGATCGGCCAAAACGAAGCAGTTGAGGTTTAGTAcgccttttctttctttgtt from Pyrus communis chromosome 17, drPyrComm1.1, whole genome shotgun sequence includes the following:
- the LOC137722818 gene encoding dormancy-associated protein homolog 3-like isoform X2 — protein: MGLLDQLWDDTLAGPQPDSGLGKLRKHKTFSFRSSSATGSSDGGNVRSFDGNSPEEAKVTRSIMIVKPPGYGSGNGGSAPVSPAGVTSPISPAGSTPPVSPFSGSHSGGFEGSQGRMHTRRRARSLEEGAPVLLTTCDI
- the LOC137722818 gene encoding dormancy-associated protein homolog 3-like isoform X1, which codes for MGLLDQLWDDTLAGPQPDSGLGKLRKHKTFSFRSSSATGSSDGGNVRSFDGNSPEEAKVTRSIMIVKPPGYGSGNGGSAPVSPAGVTSPISPAGSTPPVSPFSGGREPFGRFRRKSGSDAYEKASQVVGGRSARSPYDV
- the LOC137723493 gene encoding uncharacterized protein encodes the protein MGIPPVRPPSIAKYLKPYLLKMHFTNKYVSAQVIHTPTATVASSASSQEKALRESMEIQRDVAAAAKIGKILGERLLLKNIPAVSVHLKKEQKYHGKVKAVIDSVVEAGVKLL